Proteins from one Listeria innocua genomic window:
- the ftsY gene encoding signal recognition particle-docking protein FtsY — MTFFKKLKDKITQQTDSVSGKFKDGLSKTRGNFSGKINEMVARYRKVDEDFFEELEEILIGADVGFETVMELVDTLRREVQLRNISDPKDVQEVIVEKLVDIYQGDEKEDETLHIEENGLTVILFVGVNGVGKTTSIGKMAHRFKQEGKKVMLAAGDTFRAGAIDQLEVWGERTGVDVIKQAEGSDPAAVMFDAVQAAKARKADILLCDTAGRLQNKVNLMNELEKVKRVITREIPNAPHEVLLVLDATTGQNAFVQAKQFKETTDVTGIILTKLDGTAKGGIVIAIRNELDIPVKFVGLGEQMDDLQAFDANEYVYGLFADMVDNEK, encoded by the coding sequence ATGACCTTTTTTAAAAAATTAAAAGATAAAATTACCCAGCAAACCGATTCTGTTTCAGGGAAATTTAAAGATGGTTTATCAAAAACTCGCGGTAACTTTTCCGGGAAGATCAATGAAATGGTCGCTCGTTATCGTAAAGTAGATGAAGATTTCTTTGAAGAACTAGAAGAAATTCTTATCGGAGCAGATGTCGGTTTTGAAACAGTAATGGAATTAGTCGATACACTTCGCCGTGAAGTACAATTAAGAAATATTAGCGACCCAAAAGATGTACAAGAAGTTATTGTTGAAAAACTAGTTGATATTTACCAAGGCGACGAAAAAGAAGACGAAACTTTGCATATTGAAGAAAATGGTCTAACTGTTATCTTATTTGTTGGTGTTAATGGCGTTGGTAAAACAACCTCTATCGGAAAAATGGCACATCGTTTTAAACAAGAAGGTAAAAAAGTTATGCTTGCGGCGGGAGATACATTCCGAGCAGGTGCAATCGATCAACTAGAAGTCTGGGGCGAACGAACAGGTGTCGATGTTATTAAACAAGCTGAGGGAAGCGATCCTGCTGCTGTCATGTTTGATGCCGTTCAAGCCGCCAAAGCTAGAAAAGCAGACATCTTACTTTGTGACACAGCCGGCCGTTTGCAAAATAAAGTCAACCTGATGAACGAACTTGAAAAAGTAAAACGTGTCATTACGCGTGAAATTCCTAATGCGCCGCACGAAGTTTTACTAGTCCTTGATGCTACAACTGGCCAAAATGCCTTCGTTCAAGCAAAACAATTTAAAGAAACAACAGACGTGACAGGTATTATCTTAACAAAACTCGACGGGACTGCAAAAGGTGGTATCGTCATAGCCATCCGTAATGAACTCGATATTCCAGTAAAATTCGTCGGACTCGGGGAACAAATGGACGATCTGCAAGCCTTTGATGCAAATGAATATGTGTATGGCTTATTTGCTGATATGGTTGATAACGAAAAATAA
- the ffh gene encoding signal recognition particle protein, which translates to MAFEGLAGRLQETMNKIRGKGKVNEADVKEMMREVRLALLEADVNFKVVKQFIKTVSERAVGADVMKSLTPGQQVIKIVQEELTSLMGGEESKIGTADRPPTVIMMVGLQGAGKTTTSGKLANLLRKKYNRKPLLVAADIYRPAAIKQLETLGKQLDMPVFSLGDQVSPVEIAKQAIAKAKEEHLDYVIIDTAGRLHIDETLMDELKQVKEIASPTEILLVVDSMTGQDAVNVAQSFNEQLEITGVVLTKLDGDTRGGAALSIRSVTGKPIKFVATGEKMEAIETFHPDRMASRILGMGDVLSLIEKAQTDVDAEKMKAMEQKMKDNSMTLDDFLDQLQQVKQMGPLDELLKMMPGANKMKGLDNMQVDDKQLGHIEAIIKSMTKNEKDNPDIINASRRKRIARGSGRPIQEINRLLKQFAEMKKMMKQMTGGGKGKKGKNPFGNFKMPF; encoded by the coding sequence ATGGCATTTGAAGGACTAGCTGGAAGACTCCAAGAAACAATGAACAAAATTCGCGGTAAAGGGAAAGTAAACGAAGCTGACGTAAAAGAAATGATGCGTGAAGTTCGTCTTGCTTTACTAGAAGCCGATGTTAACTTTAAAGTCGTTAAACAATTCATTAAAACAGTAAGCGAACGTGCAGTTGGCGCGGACGTAATGAAAAGCCTAACACCCGGTCAACAAGTAATTAAAATCGTTCAAGAAGAATTAACAAGCCTTATGGGCGGCGAAGAAAGTAAAATCGGAACAGCTGATCGCCCGCCAACCGTTATTATGATGGTAGGTTTACAAGGAGCTGGTAAAACAACCACTTCAGGAAAACTAGCTAATTTATTACGCAAAAAATATAATCGTAAACCTTTACTAGTCGCAGCAGATATTTATCGACCTGCAGCAATCAAACAATTAGAAACACTTGGCAAACAATTAGATATGCCAGTATTTTCTCTAGGCGATCAAGTAAGCCCAGTAGAAATCGCGAAACAAGCTATCGCTAAAGCCAAAGAAGAACATTTAGATTATGTCATTATCGATACAGCTGGTCGTCTTCATATCGACGAAACACTGATGGACGAATTAAAACAAGTAAAAGAAATCGCTTCGCCAACTGAAATTTTACTCGTAGTTGACTCAATGACTGGGCAAGACGCAGTAAACGTGGCCCAAAGCTTCAACGAACAATTAGAAATTACCGGCGTTGTATTAACAAAATTAGACGGTGATACACGTGGTGGGGCAGCACTTTCCATCCGTTCAGTCACAGGAAAACCAATCAAATTCGTTGCTACCGGTGAAAAAATGGAAGCAATCGAAACGTTCCATCCCGATCGTATGGCTTCAAGAATTCTCGGCATGGGTGATGTACTTTCTCTTATTGAAAAAGCACAAACTGATGTAGACGCAGAAAAAATGAAAGCTATGGAACAAAAAATGAAAGACAACAGCATGACCTTAGATGACTTCTTGGACCAATTGCAACAAGTAAAACAAATGGGACCACTAGATGAACTACTAAAAATGATGCCAGGGGCAAACAAAATGAAAGGCCTCGACAACATGCAAGTAGATGATAAACAACTTGGTCACATCGAAGCAATAATTAAATCCATGACCAAAAACGAAAAAGATAATCCGGACATCATCAATGCGAGCAGAAGAAAACGAATTGCTCGCGGTAGCGGACGCCCAATTCAAGAAATCAACCGCCTCCTAAAACAATTTGCTGAAATGAAAAAAATGATGAAGCAAATGACTGGTGGAGGAAAAGGTAAGAAAGGTAAAAATCCATTCGGCAATTTCAAAATGCCATTTTAA
- a CDS encoding putative DNA-binding protein, with translation MFEKTNRMNLLFDFYQELLTTKQKSYVSFYYLDDYSLGEIAEEFEVSRQAIYDNIKRTEESLEKYEEKLGMLRKYQQREKLFDQLEAQLTKKNFLDEQVKDTLEQLKNID, from the coding sequence TTGTTTGAGAAGACAAACCGTATGAATTTATTATTTGATTTTTACCAAGAATTACTAACAACAAAACAAAAATCGTATGTTTCTTTTTATTACTTGGATGATTACTCACTAGGCGAAATTGCCGAAGAATTTGAAGTGAGTAGACAAGCTATTTATGATAATATTAAAAGAACAGAAGAAAGCCTAGAGAAATACGAAGAAAAACTAGGGATGTTAAGAAAATATCAACAACGAGAAAAACTCTTTGATCAATTAGAAGCACAATTAACCAAGAAGAATTTTCTGGACGAGCAAGTGAAAGATACGCTCGAACAGCTTAAAAATATCGATTAG